One segment of Gilliamella sp. ESL0441 DNA contains the following:
- the dprA gene encoding DNA-processing protein DprA has protein sequence MMSKYEFLLRISMLGQGKLAIFKKISHLFSKGLPNTIKDVAFFLDKLGLNATQQERFLATSYLHFEPVLDWLNSNGLPKTLIAYCDPDYPPLLKQISASPLLLFVMGNKQLLQTPQIAMVGSRQFSDYGAQWGRYFAGELAINGLTVTSGLALGLDAICHRGALEVSGHTIAVLGSGLAKIAPRSNLKLAHDILAQNGALVSEFLPFEAARSEYFPRRNRIISGLSLGTFVVEASEKSGSLITARYALEQNRDVFALPGEINNENSSGTHALIQQGAYLVTKPTDILEHYCGYLSTIKPLTVQSVETVETILYPEIFALIHHQPIPVDIIAQQLNISIPDLTIKLLDMELAGLIKTITGGYIRNRTL, from the coding sequence ATGATGAGTAAATATGAGTTCTTATTACGAATTTCAATGCTTGGACAGGGAAAACTCGCTATTTTTAAGAAAATTAGTCACCTTTTTTCTAAAGGTTTACCAAATACAATTAAAGATGTTGCGTTTTTTCTGGATAAACTTGGATTAAATGCAACTCAACAAGAACGTTTTTTGGCAACCTCTTACCTTCATTTTGAACCTGTACTTGATTGGCTCAATAGTAATGGTTTACCTAAAACACTTATTGCCTATTGTGATCCTGATTATCCACCACTGCTCAAACAAATTAGTGCCTCGCCTTTATTACTATTTGTTATGGGCAATAAACAGTTACTGCAAACGCCTCAAATAGCGATGGTTGGTAGTCGGCAATTTAGTGATTATGGCGCACAATGGGGACGCTATTTTGCGGGTGAATTAGCGATTAATGGTTTAACAGTAACAAGCGGTTTAGCATTGGGACTAGATGCAATCTGTCATCGAGGAGCACTTGAAGTATCAGGACACACTATAGCTGTTTTAGGTAGCGGTCTAGCTAAAATTGCGCCACGATCAAACTTAAAACTTGCCCATGACATATTGGCGCAAAATGGCGCTTTAGTTTCTGAATTTTTGCCCTTTGAAGCAGCAAGATCAGAATATTTTCCAAGACGAAACCGGATAATAAGCGGATTAAGTCTGGGTACTTTTGTTGTTGAAGCCTCAGAAAAAAGTGGTTCATTGATTACCGCCCGTTATGCACTTGAGCAAAACCGTGATGTTTTTGCCTTACCTGGAGAAATCAACAATGAAAACAGTAGTGGTACTCATGCTTTAATCCAACAAGGAGCCTATTTAGTCACTAAACCAACCGATATTTTAGAGCACTATTGTGGTTATTTATCAACTATCAAGCCGTTAACAGTCCAATCTGTCGAAACCGTTGAAACTATTTTATATCCTGAAATTTTTGCTTTGATTCATCATCAGCCTATTCCCGTTGATATTATTGCTCAACAGCTAAATATATCAATTCCTGATTTGACAATTAAATTGTTAGATATGGAACTTGCTGGTTTAATTAAAACGATAACTGGCGGGTATATACGTAATCGAACGCTTTGA
- the rraA gene encoding ribonuclease E activity regulator RraA, whose product MEFDTSILCDYYPEDVNVVEPIFTNFGGVASFSGQAVTVKCFEDNGLLYEILQSNGAGKILVIDGGGSVRRALIDAELIDIAVQNQWEGIIVYGAVRQVDYLAEADIGIQALAAIPVGAEDQGIGEVDIRVNFGGVTFFSGDFVYADNTGIILSEIALEIGEE is encoded by the coding sequence ATGGAGTTTGATACTTCAATTCTTTGTGATTATTATCCAGAAGATGTTAACGTAGTAGAACCAATTTTCACTAATTTTGGTGGGGTTGCATCATTTTCAGGTCAAGCCGTAACAGTTAAATGTTTTGAGGATAACGGATTATTATACGAAATCTTGCAATCTAATGGTGCTGGTAAAATATTAGTCATTGATGGTGGTGGTTCAGTTCGTCGAGCATTGATTGATGCAGAGCTGATTGATATTGCTGTTCAAAATCAGTGGGAAGGTATCATTGTCTATGGCGCAGTTCGACAAGTGGATTATCTGGCAGAAGCAGATATTGGTATTCAAGCGTTAGCGGCGATACCCGTAGGTGCAGAAGATCAAGGTATTGGCGAAGTAGACATTAGAGTCAATTTTGGCGGTGTGACTTTCTTTTCTGGTGATTTTGTTTATGCTGATAATACCGGTATTATTTTGTCAGAAATCGCTTTAGAAATTGGAGAAGAGTAA